From a region of the Phaseolus vulgaris cultivar G19833 chromosome 6, P. vulgaris v2.0, whole genome shotgun sequence genome:
- the LOC137833522 gene encoding ribonuclease 1-like, with protein sequence MGVQCKSRPNKFTIHGLWPQGLNGQLLTNCDASSSLSHDDIKTVEKQLYSNWPSLIGRDFDFWSSEWKKHGTCSEKEFSKLEYFETALHNHAQNDLMGILKRANIVPNKKQLYNISSVVAAVHQHTQHQPHLVCYFDALRNVSALYEIGICYEEDGKSYKNCLDPHGTCYGTELIYPK encoded by the exons ATGGGTGTTCAGTGTAAATCGAGACCAAATAAATTCACTATTCATGGACTATGGCCACAAGGATTGAATGGTCAATTATTAACTAATTGCGACGCTTCCAGCAGTCTTAGTCACGAT GATATAAAAACCGTGGAAAAACAACTTTATTCGAATTGGCCAAGTTTAATTGGCAGGGATTTTGACTTTTGGTCTAGTGAGTGGAAGAAGCATGGAACATGTTCAGAGAAAGagttttcaaaactagaatatTTCGAGACAGCGTTGCATAATCATGCTCAAAACGACCTAATGGGTATCCTTAAAAGGGCAAATATTGTCccaaataaaaaacaactttatAATATAAGTTCTGTTGTTGCTGCAGTTCACCAACACACTCAGCATCAGCCTCATCTTGTTTGCTATTTCGATGCACTACGAAATGTTAGCGCTCTTTATGAAATAGGTATTTGTTATGAGGAGGATGGAAAATCATACAAAAATTGTTTGGATCCTCATGGCACTTGTTATGGCACTGAATTAATATACCCAAAATGA